In Musa acuminata AAA Group cultivar baxijiao chromosome BXJ3-11, Cavendish_Baxijiao_AAA, whole genome shotgun sequence, one DNA window encodes the following:
- the LOC103973462 gene encoding uncharacterized protein LOC103973462 isoform X2 — protein sequence MDLACEKTWVWIPLPQKFQSPIILKLILGFCWYLLHLMVNLRHMGSSVNDLLFCYIISMGLLLKHQNLRLDKLNSLAVVVDSEEAKNTTKIKQLLCWLSSIGIKYVILYDMHGVLKQTIGTDLESLTNTSMTTCSVVDAKMATSLFHFEKMAIEIISLSDGKEGVAKAASFLYSEHMKDDSEICYRSEPDFTESDVANALKATGSAGAEPDLLLVYGPARCHLGFPAWRLRYTEIVHMGRLRSMKFAAIVKTMHDFSKKHQNYGK from the exons CCCCATCATTTTGAAGTTGATACTGGGTTTTTGTTGgtatttgctgcatctgatggtcAATCTCAGGCATATGGGGTCGTCTGTTAATGATTTACTGTTTTGCTACATCATTTCAATGGGACTGCTACTGAAACATCAAAATCTCCGGCTGGATAAGCTCAACTCCCTTGCTGTTGTGGTTGATAGTgaagaagcaaaaaatacaacAAAGATAAAACAACTTTTGTGCTGGTTATCATCTATAGGTATCAAGTACGTCATCCTTTATGACATGCATG GTGTGCTGAAGCAGACTATTGGAACTGATTTGGAGAGCTTGACAAATACAAGCATGACAACATGTTCT GTCGTTGATGCAAAGATGGCGACTTCactttttcattttgaaaaaaTGGCAATTGAGATTATTTCTTTATCTGATGGTAAAGAAGGGGTTGCTAAAGCAGCTAGCTTCCTATATTCTGAGCACATGAAAGATGATTCTGAAATCTGCTATAGGTCAGAACCAGACTTCACAGAATCAGATGTAGCTAATGCTTTAAAAGCAACAG GTTCTGCCGGAGCTGAACCTGATCTTCTTCTTGTATATGGGCCTGCTAGATGCCATTTAGGATTTCCTGCATGGAGATTACGATATACAGAGATCGT GCATATGGGGCGACTGAGATCCATGAAGTTTGCTGCTATCGTAAAGACGATGCATGACTTCTCAAAGAAGCATCAGAACTACGGCAAATAG
- the LOC135652714 gene encoding F-box protein SNE-like yields MPSHSPSEHRVPSSIYAVVQPQQPTMAMDASSVYEQQQQEGRVEEVFAVINDNGDLLAEVLGRLDGRSLAAAGCVCRVWAAVSRRESVWEAVCGRHVEGGAAAGAGARPVVAALGGYRRLYRLCLGPAADRLGAAARLSLSLSLSLFSIDCYERRLGRERGHPRPASLLFLDHNNPVDVS; encoded by the coding sequence ATGCCTTCTCATTCTCCCTCCGAACACCGCGTTCCCTCATCCATATATGCTGTGGTGCAACCTCAGCAACCAACAATGGCCATGGACGCAAGTTCAGTAtatgagcagcagcagcaggaaggAAGGGTGGAGGAGGTGTTTGCGGTGATCAATGACAACGGGGACCTGTTGGCGGAGGTGCTGGGGAGGCTGGACGGGCGGTCGCTGGCTGCGGCGGGTTGCGTGTGCAGGGTGTGGGCAGCCGTGAGCAGGCGGGAGAGCGTGTGGGAGGCGGTGTGCGGGCGGCACGTGGAGGGCGGGGCGGCGGCGGGGGCAGGGGCGCGACCCGTTGTTGCAGCCCTCGGCGGGTACCGCCGCCTCTACCGGCTCTGCCTCGGCCCCGCCGCCGACCGGCTCGGCGCCGCCGCccgcctctccctctccctctccctctccctcttctccaTCGACTGCTACGAGCGGCGCCTCGGCCGGGAGCGCGGCCACCCCAGGCCGGCCTCGCTGCTCTTCCTCGACCACAACAATCCCGTGGACGTGTCGTGA